CGCCAGGCATAGATACGTATACTTTATTATCTTTTTCTATCCAAATTCCTGGAGCTGTTCCAAATTGATTATGTAAAACAGTTGCTTTAGAAGGCACCAATGCCTGCATTCTATTTGAGTCTAAAATTTGTTGTTTTACATAGTTTTCAAACAAATGCTCTACGTGATTTAAAACATCTTTATTTTCAACTAAAGTATCGTTAAAATATTCACATAAAGTATGCTTAGTGATATCGTCTTTGGTAGGCCCTAAGCCACCTGTTATTAAAATTATATCTGCACGACTTGACGCCTCTTCAAGAGCATTTAAAATATGCTGACGGTCGTCCTGAATAGATGAGATCTGATACACAGAAACACCTATTTTATTAAGTTCTTTTGAAATAAAGACAGAATTAGTATCTACAATTTGACCTATGAGAATCTCATCGCCAATAGTTATTATCTCTGCATTCATTATAAACTGTAATCTTCCCTAAGTGACTTAATTACTTTGTGAATTGTAGAGCTTATTGCTAAAGATGCTTTAGCCGCATTTTCCTGCTCTGTTTTTCGCTCAGACCAATTCTCAATTACACCAATCTCAAAATCTAGGTTTAAACCAAAAGATTTTAAGTTAGGCTTTAGCTTATGTGCATATTGGTATGCCAAGGCTGCATTTCCGTTTTCCACGGCTTCAGAAAGACCATTAGCATCTGGCGGCACCTCAACAATAAACGTCTTTATAAGTGTTCTTAAGAACTCCTGATCACCATTTGCAATATCCTTTATATCGTTTAGGTTGTACATACTATTTTATTTTAATATTAAATATCTGCTTATCTTCTATAAAGCCCTTTAATTTATCTTCAGGATTTACTTTTCCCACACCAGATGGTGTTCCGGTAAATATAACATCTCCAATCTTTAAAGTAAAATACTTGGAGACATATTCTATAAGTTCATCTATCTTCCAAAGCATTAAACTTGTATTTCCTTTTTGTACTACTTGAGCATTCTTCTCTAAGGTAAAGTTTAAATTATTAATATCCTCTATTTCAGATTTATTTATCCACGTATCTCCAATTACAGCTGCACCATCAAAACTTTTTGCTTTCTCCCAAGGCAAGCCCTTTTCTTTTAATTTTTTCTGTAGGTCTCGAGCAGTAAAATCTATTCCTAGTCCAATCTCATTATAATACTTATGAGCAAATTCTTTTTCTATATGCTTCCCTATTCTATTAATCTTTACCAATACCTCTACCTCATAATGCACATCTGATGAAAAATCTGGAATAAAGAATGGTTGTTTCTTTAATAGTATTGCTGTATCTGGCTTTAAAAACACTACAGGATCTGTAGGTTTCTCATTATTTAACTCTGCAATATGATCTGTATAATTACGGCCTATGCAAATTATTTTCATAGTTAAGAGAGTTTATTGTTTAGGCTTCTTAATTTAATTGCAGTTAGCACCTTTTTAGTATAAAGAGGAAAATCTGCATTTTGTATCCACCCAAAATAACCTGGTTCATTTTCTAAAACATCTTCAACAAGTTTTCCTTTATGCTTTCCGAAAGAGAATGTTTCTGCACCATCCTTATTGTAAGCTATAAACCCAGCAAAATCTGCAAAACGTTTTCTTGAACTAAACTCTGCTAGCCACTTTGTATCATTCTGTAGATCTGGATATTTATCTAGTTGCGCTTTTAAAACCTCGTATGTTGCCTCAGTATCTGCTGCTGCAGAGTGAGCATCTGTTAGGTCTTTGTCACAGTAAAATTTATAGGCAGCTACTAGTGTACGTTGTTCCATTTTATGAAAAATAGTCTGCACATCGACTGCAGAAGAATTTTTCATATCAAAATCTATATCTGCTCTAAGAAGCTCTTCTGCCAACAATGGTATATCGAACCTGTTACTATTAAAACCGCCAAGATCACATCCTTTTATCATTTCATATATAGAAGAAGATAACTCTTTAAAGGTTGGCTCATTAGCAACCTTTTCATCTGTTATGCCGTGAACAGCTGTAGTTTCTGCAGGAATCGGTCGCTCTGGATTAACCAACCAGGTTTTACTTTCTTTATTACCGTTTGGGAATACTTTAAGTATAGAAATTTCTACAATTTTATCTTTAGCTACATTTACACCTGTTGTCTCGAGATCAAAAAAACAAATGGGTTTGGTGAGTTTTAATTCCATATTCTATTTTTACTGCTATTTAAAGTTTGGCATTCTTGTTGAACAAAAATAAAGGATAACATTTACATCAAGCAGTAAAGCCTAAATTTACTTTTTCAAAATTAAACGTATTAATGAAACTATTACTAACACTAATAATATTCTGCATATTTTCAACCGGTTATGGTCAATTTGAAGATGATCGCGTAACATTAGTTGAAGACGTACAACCAAAACGAACTATCATTTCTGTTAAAAATAATACCAACTCTAGCCTGAATGTATTTCTCAAGATTGATGGTGTTGGCTATAGAAGAAGTAGTGACAGACCTATTATTAAAGATATTCCCGCTAACGCGCAAGTTGAAATGATTACATTAATACCTCTAAAAAATGAAACATCTTCTTACACGCACCTCTTAGTTGTAAACGATAAGGAAAAAAATCTTACAGTTGAGTTTGAAGATGACCCTGAATTACAAGATTTTGTTACGCTTTTAGACAATGACCTAGTGGTCTTTACAAAAGATGAGTGTCCTCGTTGTGACCAGATGATATCTTTAATGCAAAATGAACACACACCTTTTAAAGTGATTAATATAGATGACCGCAAACGATACTACGATGCGCTTTACGTTTTGCTAAAACTTGAAAACGAAGAAGATTACAGCGTAAAATTACCCATTGTAAGAAAACGTGGCGAAATGATTTATCCAATTTGGAATGTAAGACAAATGGCCAGACTACTTTCTGAAGAGTTTAAATAGCATGTTTTAATTGTAAAAACACAAACGTTTTCCTTTTTGAATGGAAGACGTTTTTTTATTCCTGAAAAATAGAACCCCAGAAAACACCTACTTTTTAAATGCAATAGCCCTTGGTAATTTAAAAAGTGATTAAAAGCACCCTGCAATTATAACAGTTTACTTGTAAAAAGATCAAAATACATTGCATATTAAAACATAAATTAAGAAACGTGTATTTCATATCGAAATACAATGTGTTTTTTTACTTACAAATTAGCAGTCAAATAGAATAATAGTTATATAAAAGTTTGTAATGAAGGATTATTACTACATATCTTCAAAAGACAAACGCAAAAGATGTGTTTAGCTAACCAAAAAAATTAGTATTATGACAGCTCTTATTTATTTTATTATTGATCTTATAAGTATGTGACTAACAATTACAAAACCTTCAATTACTGTAGCGCGCACAGTGGTTGAAATTTTAAAATAGTCTGTAATATTTTGTAACTTTATTACATGAAAAAGATGTTTTTTAAAAAATTAGCTAAGTTTAATAAGAAGTTCTTGCCTAGCTACAGCAAACAAGAGTTAGATCTCACAAAAGCAACACTTTTGCAAAAAGCCGTGTTTGGTTTTAGATTATGGGTTACAAAAAATGCTTTAGAGGATTAGTAACTAAGTACAGAAGCTACATTATAGTCTTTAAGCTTCTCACTACCCTTTAAAAAGCCTATAATCATTAAGAAGTTACATTGTACAATTTCCCCACCCAAGCTTTCAATGAGATTAACTACAGCTTTAGCAGTTCCTCCAGTTGCTAGAACATCATCATGCAACAATACCTTGTCACCTTTTTTAATGGCATCCTTATGAATCTCTAAGGTATCTGTACCATATTCTAAATCATAGGTTTCAGAATTTGTATTATATGGCAACTTACCTGGTTTCCTAACTGGCACAAAACCAGCATTTAATTCTTTAGCTAATAATGTTCCGTAAAAAAAGCCACGCGACTCAATTCCCACAACCTTATCTATCTTTAGATCTCCTATTAAATCCAGTAACTCTTGCAAACATTGTTCGCTAGCTTGAGGATGGTTTAATAAAGGTGTAATATCTTTAAAAAGAACACCTTCTTTAGGAAAGTCTTTTACATCACGTATATATTCTTCTAAATTAAAAGTTTTCATACTATGTAAATTGATTTATCTGTGTGGCCATATCTCGCTGTAAAGCCTCTGCTTTTAACATTGCCTTGGTAGCAAAATCTTGATCTTGTGATGCGTAAATAATCCCTCTAGATGAGTTTACCAAAAGGCCTATATTTTTGGTCATTCCAAATTTACAAACATCTTCTAAACTACCGCCTTGAGCTCCTACACCTGGCACAAGTAAGAAGCTTTCTGGTAAAATTGCACGTATATCTTTTAGGTACTCTGCTTTTGTTGCACCAACAACATACATTAAATTTTCACTGTTTTGCCAAGTCTTTGAGGTCTTTAAAACGCTCTTATAAAGTGGTTGGTTGTCTGTATTATTTATTGATTGAAAATCGAAAGCACCTTGGTTTGAAGTAAGTGCTAGTAATATAGTATGCTTCTCCTTAAAAGCTAAAAAAGGCTCAACCGAGTCTTTACCCATATATGGCGCTACAGTAACCGAGTCAAAATTTAAATCTTCTAAAAAGGCTTTGGCATACATTGTAGATGTATTACCTATATCTCCTCGCTTAGCATCTGCTATTGTAAAGATTTCCGGATGGTTATCGTTAAGATAATCAATCGTTTTCTTTAAAGATTGCCATCCTTTTATACCATAAGCTTCGTAAAAAGCAGTATTAGGTTTATAGGCAACTGCAAGATGGTGCGTTGCATTTATTATAGCTTTGTTGAACTCAAAAATTGGATCTTCAGTTTCTAATAAATGCTTAGGAATCTTATTTAAATCGACATCTAATCCTATACAGAGAAATGATTTCTTTTTATGTATTTCTGAAATTAAGCTTTCAATCTTCATAGAGTTTTATATTAAAACATCTCTCCTGTTTCTTTCAATTTTTCTGTATTCTCAACTAGTCTTAGTTCATCAATAATACGCTGTATGTCTCCATCTATAATATTTTGAAGGTCATATATTGTAAGATTAATACGGTGATCTGTTACACGGCCTTGCGCATAGTTGTATGTTCTAATCTTCGCACTTCGGTCTCCACTTGTCACCATACTACCACGTTTAGCAGCATCTTCTTCTTGCTTTTTAGCTAGTTCTAAATCATACAGTCTAGAACGTAACACTTTAAAAGCTTTCTCCTTATTTTTATGTTGAGATTTTTGATCTTGACACTGTGCTACTAAACCTGTTGGTTCGTGAGTTAAACGTACTGCAGAATATGTAGTGTTTACAGATTGTCCTCCAGGACCAGAAGAACAGAAATAATCTATTCTTACATCTTTTGGATCTATTTCTACATCAAACTCTTCTGCTTCTGGAAATACCATTACAGTGGCAGCACTTGTATGCACTCTACCTTGCGTTTCTGTTTGTGGCACACGTTGTACACGGTGCACACCTGCCTCATACTTTAAAGTACCGTAAACATCGTCTCCGGAAACTTCAAATTGAATTTCTTTAAAACCGCCGCTTGTACCTTCGCTAAAATCGACAGTACTGCAGTTCCAACCTTTGCTCTCACAAAATTTAGTAAGCATTCTATAAATATCTCCTGCAAAAATACTAGCTTCATCTCCTCCAGTACCTGCTCTCACTTCCACAACAGCATTCTTAGAATCTTCTGGATCTTTAGGGATAAGCATCATTCTAATTTTATCATCTAAAGCTGGCAATTCAGATTTTGCCTCATCAAGTTGCATTTTAGCCATTTCAGACATTTCTGGATCACTACCATCGGCAATAATTTCCTCTGCTTCTTCAATGCGATTTGTAACTCTAATGTAGTTTTCACGCTCATCCATAAGTTTCTTAAGATCCTTATATTCTTTAGTAAGCTCTACATAACGTTTTTGATCTGAAATAATATCTGGTTGAATAATAAGATCACTTATTTCATCAAAACGTTGTTTTACTATATTTAATTTCTCTAACATGGTCTATTCTCTAAGGACTGCGAATTTACAATATTTTAACCGATTTATTTTGAGGTACAAATCTATTTGATATAATATTTTTGAGCTTTAAATTGTACTTATTCTGCTTAACATTTCCAACATTAATTGTAAGCTATATTGAAGCTGATGACTAAAATACTATGAGTACTCTATTAAAATTTGGTTTTGGTGGTGGATGCCATTGGTGTACAGAAGCCGTTTTTAAACAGCTTAAAGGCGTATACAAAGTTTTACAGGGCTATATAGCCTCTACATCTCCTTTTTCAAATTTTTCTGAAGCGGTTATCGTATGTTTTAATCCTTCAGAAATTAGTCTTAAAGACTTAATAATGGTTCATTTAAACACACACGCATCAACTAAGGATCATAGTTTCAGGGATAAATATAGAAGTGCCGTGTACTATTATAGTTTAAATGACAAGCCCTATATTAAACGTTTACTTGAAGATTTAAAACGTGAAGACAACAAAGCATATATTACCAAAATTCTTAAACTTGAAAGTTTTAAGGAAAGTAGAGAATCTATTAGAGATTACTACACTAAACATCCCAATGCTCCTTTTTGCAACCGCTATATTTTGCCTAAGTTTAAGATATTAAAAAACAACTACTCTTCTTTAACTTTTAAAGGCTTTGACTTAGAAAATGATATATAAGACTCTTTCTTTTCTTTTGCCAAAAAAGTTAACCTAGCATAGGCTAATAAGTAGCCAAAACTATAAATAACAACTGCACAAATTTTTACATATACAGAGGAATAGTAATATTGATCTATAAATCGTAATAAATCTGCTAAGACTATTGATAGCACAAAGCCTAACAAAAAAAGTGAATTTAAACTTGCGACAGAGTTAAAGTGTAAAAACGCCAGACCTATTAAGGAAAGTATTAATAAAAAGTATATAATAAATATTGGCAGTAAAAGTGAACTTTCAAAATATTTTGAAAGAATTACTAATAGTGCAACTACCAACAAGGCATTTATAAGAAAAGCGCCTATAAAATATGGTTTAAAGCTACTATCTATAGAGTTTGCGCCTTTTCTCTTATATAAGTAAGCAATTAATGAAGCATACGCGCCACAAAATGAAAGTAAGGTTAATTCTGAAAAATACCAGGTTTCGTAAAAAATGGCAAAAACATTTCCCGAAAAGAAAAATAGAAACATTAACTCACTAGACCATTTAGTATCTCGTGAATATTGGCTGTAAATACCATAAAACAAAATCATAGAAATTGCCCAAAAGAAACGCAACCAAAAACCGCCATCTAAAATAGCAGCAAGAATAGTAACCGTAAATAAAAGGCCAAGAAAAAGGTAGTTATACTTTTTAAGGTTCATTTTCAAGAGATTAACGCTCCAATATTAAGATAATATTTTGAATATAGCGGCTTTTCTCTTAAAATAAAGTTAAAATTAACATTTCAACATATGCTATTCATAGTCAAAAGTGCCCTTCTCGGAGATAATTGTCAGTTTTTTTGAATCTGACGCTTCTACTCTACCTATAATTTTAGCATCTACATTAAATGATTCAGAAATTTTAATAACATCTTCAGCAATTTCTTGAGGCAGGTAAATTTCCATACGGTGTCCCATATTAAAGACCTGATACATTTCTTTCCAATCTGTTTTGCTTTCTTCCTGAATAGTCTTGAATAATGGAGGAATCTCAAACATATTGTCTTTTACAATATGTAAATTGTCTATGAAATGTAAAATTTTGGTTTGTGCACCACCACTACAATGCACCATACCGTGAATATCTTTATTTGAGTACTTTGCCAATAAAGCTTTTACTATTGGCGCATATGTTCTTGTAGGTGATAAAACAAGCTTTCCTGCATTAATTGGACTGTCTGATATAGAATCTGTAAGTGTTTTAGAACCAGAATAAACTAAATCATTTGGAACAGCTTCATCATAACTTTCTGGGTATTTAATAGCTAAGTAATTTCCAAATACATCGTGTCTGGCACTAGTTAATCCATTACTACCCATACCACCATTATATTCTTTCTCATAAGTGGCTTGACCAAATGATGATAATCCTACAATAACGTCTCCTGGTTTTATATTGGCATTATCTATAACATCTTCACGCTTCATTCTCGCTGTTACAGTAGAGTCTACAATAATGGTACGCACCAAGTCACCAACGTCTGCTGTTTCTCCACCAGTAGAATGAATATTAACTCCAAACTCTTTTAATTCTTTTAAAAGCTCTTCTGTACCATTAATTATTTCAGAAATAACCTCTCCTGGTATTAGGTTTTTATTTCTACCTATTGTTGATGACAACATGATATCATCAACAGCACCTACACAAAGTAAATCATCAATATTCATAATTAAAGCGTCTTGAGCTATACCTTTCCAGACGCTAATATCTCCTGTTTCTTTCCAGTACATATATGCTAAAGAAGACTTAGTTCCTGCTCCATCTGCGTGCATAATTAAACAATGTTCTTTACTGGCAGTTAGATGGTCTGGTACAATTTTGCAGAATGCTTTTGGAAAAAGGCCTTTGTCTACATTCTTTATTGCGTTGTGCACATCTTCTTTCGAGGCAGAAACACCTCGTTGCGCATATCTTTTGGAAGGATTATCACTCATAATACAAATATAAAAAACCTCTCAGGAGTACAATATCTTGAGAGGTTAAAGCTTTTAAACTAATTGAATATACTATAGTTTGTTAAGACGGTCTACTAATGCATTAGCTTTAGTGTTGAAGTCTTGATTTATAGTTTTGTAGTGTGCCTTTGGATTTTCTACGTTACGCTCATTAACTTTAGCGTTTAACTCATCGAAAGCAGTGATAGAATCATCAACAATAGCTTCTGCTTCTTTACTATCTGCCGTAGGATTATAGTTTTGCCAAATTAGAGAGGTTTCGATAATTTCTCCAAATGCATTATTTAAGTCTTTCTTTAATTGTCTTTTGCTAGCCATAATTACATATTTTGTGCAAAAGTAATCTTATTTAAGTATTCTTAAACTATGTTATGCCTAAAATTTAAATTAAGATCCTGAGTAGGTTACAAAATTTCTTGGTGTTTCGTATAATGTGATTTCTAGCTCTTTTGAACTATCTATATGCTTTCGCAACTTTTGATAGATAACATAGCTAATATGTTCTGTAGTTGGAATAAGGTCTCTAAACTCTTCTACTTCTACATTAAGATTTTTATGATCAAAAGGCACCTCTATTTCCTTATAAATAAGATCTTTTAATTGTCCTAAGTCTATAACAAAACCTGTTTCAGGATCAACATTTCCTGTAACAGATACAATTAACTCATAATTATGACCGTGATAATTTGGGTTACTACATTTTCCAAATACTTCATTGTTTTTCTTATCACTCCAGTCTTTCCTAAATAATCTGTGAGCGGCATTAAAGTGAGCCTTTCTATGTACGGTTAATTTCATTATGTTATATGGTCATAATATTTATCGAAGATAATTTTAAACCAAGCCGTGTACAGGTTTGGGTTTTCTTTCATATCTGTTTTAATATCCTCTAATGAAGCCCATTTCCAAGCTGCCACTTCATCTGGGTTTATATTTGGCTTATCATTAAATTCACCTATTAAGATATGGTCATATTCGTGTTCTGTAAGCCCATTTTCAAACGGAGCTTTATAAATAAAAGATATGGATTCTTTTAAATCTGTACTAAAACCCATTTCTTCTTGTAATCTTCTTTTTCCTGCAGCAATATTTGTCTCTCCTTCTCTTTGATGACTACAGCACGTATTTGTCCATAATCCTGGCGTATGGTATTTGTGTAGTGCTCTTTGTTGCAACATAAGTTCACCATTTTTATTAAATACAAATACTGAAAATGCACGGTGCAATAATGCTTTTTCATGAGCTTCCATCTTGGCCATTAAGCCTATCTGCTCATCATTTTGGTTTACAAGAATAACTTGTTCTTCTTTTATTTTACTCATATGCGATCAAAAATACGAAAAAGGGTTTAGGATATTCCTATAAAAAAACACCCTTAAAATATAAGGGTGTTTTTTTATAATTTCATTAAGGTTTGTTTTACTCTTCTGAAATTTGAACAATTCTAAATTCAGATCTACGGTTTAATTCGTGTTTCTCTCTAGAGCAAGGTATACCATTAGCACACTCGTT
This region of Croceibacter atlanticus HTCC2559 genomic DNA includes:
- a CDS encoding fumarylacetoacetate hydrolase family protein; its protein translation is MKIICIGRNYTDHIAELNNEKPTDPVVFLKPDTAILLKKQPFFIPDFSSDVHYEVEVLVKINRIGKHIEKEFAHKYYNEIGLGIDFTARDLQKKLKEKGLPWEKAKSFDGAAVIGDTWINKSEIEDINNLNFTLEKNAQVVQKGNTSLMLWKIDELIEYVSKYFTLKIGDVIFTGTPSGVGKVNPEDKLKGFIEDKQIFNIKIK
- a CDS encoding 3'-5' exonuclease is translated as MELKLTKPICFFDLETTGVNVAKDKIVEISILKVFPNGNKESKTWLVNPERPIPAETTAVHGITDEKVANEPTFKELSSSIYEMIKGCDLGGFNSNRFDIPLLAEELLRADIDFDMKNSSAVDVQTIFHKMEQRTLVAAYKFYCDKDLTDAHSAAADTEATYEVLKAQLDKYPDLQNDTKWLAEFSSRKRFADFAGFIAYNKDGAETFSFGKHKGKLVEDVLENEPGYFGWIQNADFPLYTKKVLTAIKLRSLNNKLS
- a CDS encoding glutaredoxin domain-containing protein, with translation MKLLLTLIIFCIFSTGYGQFEDDRVTLVEDVQPKRTIISVKNNTNSSLNVFLKIDGVGYRRSSDRPIIKDIPANAQVEMITLIPLKNETSSYTHLLVVNDKEKNLTVEFEDDPELQDFVTLLDNDLVVFTKDECPRCDQMISLMQNEHTPFKVINIDDRKRYYDALYVLLKLENEEDYSVKLPIVRKRGEMIYPIWNVRQMARLLSEEFK
- a CDS encoding adenine phosphoribosyltransferase: MKTFNLEEYIRDVKDFPKEGVLFKDITPLLNHPQASEQCLQELLDLIGDLKIDKVVGIESRGFFYGTLLAKELNAGFVPVRKPGKLPYNTNSETYDLEYGTDTLEIHKDAIKKGDKVLLHDDVLATGGTAKAVVNLIESLGGEIVQCNFLMIIGFLKGSEKLKDYNVASVLSY
- the pyrF gene encoding orotidine-5'-phosphate decarboxylase, whose translation is MKIESLISEIHKKKSFLCIGLDVDLNKIPKHLLETEDPIFEFNKAIINATHHLAVAYKPNTAFYEAYGIKGWQSLKKTIDYLNDNHPEIFTIADAKRGDIGNTSTMYAKAFLEDLNFDSVTVAPYMGKDSVEPFLAFKEKHTILLALTSNQGAFDFQSINNTDNQPLYKSVLKTSKTWQNSENLMYVVGATKAEYLKDIRAILPESFLLVPGVGAQGGSLEDVCKFGMTKNIGLLVNSSRGIIYASQDQDFATKAMLKAEALQRDMATQINQFT
- the prfA gene encoding peptide chain release factor 1, which produces MLEKLNIVKQRFDEISDLIIQPDIISDQKRYVELTKEYKDLKKLMDERENYIRVTNRIEEAEEIIADGSDPEMSEMAKMQLDEAKSELPALDDKIRMMLIPKDPEDSKNAVVEVRAGTGGDEASIFAGDIYRMLTKFCESKGWNCSTVDFSEGTSGGFKEIQFEVSGDDVYGTLKYEAGVHRVQRVPQTETQGRVHTSAATVMVFPEAEEFDVEIDPKDVRIDYFCSSGPGGQSVNTTYSAVRLTHEPTGLVAQCQDQKSQHKNKEKAFKVLRSRLYDLELAKKQEEDAAKRGSMVTSGDRSAKIRTYNYAQGRVTDHRINLTIYDLQNIIDGDIQRIIDELRLVENTEKLKETGEMF
- a CDS encoding peptide-methionine (S)-S-oxide reductase, whose product is MSTLLKFGFGGGCHWCTEAVFKQLKGVYKVLQGYIASTSPFSNFSEAVIVCFNPSEISLKDLIMVHLNTHASTKDHSFRDKYRSAVYYYSLNDKPYIKRLLEDLKREDNKAYITKILKLESFKESRESIRDYYTKHPNAPFCNRYILPKFKILKNNYSSLTFKGFDLENDI
- a CDS encoding AIR synthase related protein, with protein sequence MSDNPSKRYAQRGVSASKEDVHNAIKNVDKGLFPKAFCKIVPDHLTASKEHCLIMHADGAGTKSSLAYMYWKETGDISVWKGIAQDALIMNIDDLLCVGAVDDIMLSSTIGRNKNLIPGEVISEIINGTEELLKELKEFGVNIHSTGGETADVGDLVRTIIVDSTVTARMKREDVIDNANIKPGDVIVGLSSFGQATYEKEYNGGMGSNGLTSARHDVFGNYLAIKYPESYDEAVPNDLVYSGSKTLTDSISDSPINAGKLVLSPTRTYAPIVKALLAKYSNKDIHGMVHCSGGAQTKILHFIDNLHIVKDNMFEIPPLFKTIQEESKTDWKEMYQVFNMGHRMEIYLPQEIAEDVIKISESFNVDAKIIGRVEASDSKKLTIISEKGTFDYE
- a CDS encoding 6-pyruvoyl trahydropterin synthase family protein, whose translation is MKLTVHRKAHFNAAHRLFRKDWSDKKNNEVFGKCSNPNYHGHNYELIVSVTGNVDPETGFVIDLGQLKDLIYKEIEVPFDHKNLNVEVEEFRDLIPTTEHISYVIYQKLRKHIDSSKELEITLYETPRNFVTYSGS
- the idi gene encoding isopentenyl-diphosphate Delta-isomerase: MKEEQVILVNQNDEQIGLMAKMEAHEKALLHRAFSVFVFNKNGELMLQQRALHKYHTPGLWTNTCCSHQREGETNIAAGKRRLQEEMGFSTDLKESISFIYKAPFENGLTEHEYDHILIGEFNDKPNINPDEVAAWKWASLEDIKTDMKENPNLYTAWFKIIFDKYYDHIT